From Nicotiana tabacum cultivar K326 chromosome 20, ASM71507v2, whole genome shotgun sequence, one genomic window encodes:
- the LOC107776238 gene encoding uncharacterized protein LOC107776238, with product MTPFLEEIGGLTGIPWETLGLLMPENRKGRGFLKIMGLKKNPELTCLKESYIPFDYLYESVHHPNTYGLVALESNILSDGLIPVDIFINLVNRDDEWLVLHFLYCQLSGLFLPAVVRPILDSFKSSNQVPQPSLSDAVKYGRDPTPSELHLHVHTHGNDGTSFVAEKSRIVHEKYQEILQQQTQTQSDIDQCKAFYQAAGGEKKRRVYGLGSQAKCYYGPDLHGSFGSDATSSATPRNAQSTPIGNLDELVMRLIPALTDHIVPVIVERVRELVSLPSHQPNTDVAPTVPTSSTAANIDEVHPLGSDDDHNSPASHS from the exons atgacaccctttctagaagaaataggaggattgacCGGTATACCATGGGAAACACTGGGATtgttaatgcctgagaaccgcaaggGCAGGGGTTTTCTCAAAATAATGGGTCTGAAGAAGAATCCAGAATTGACATGTCTGAAGGAATCTTATATTCCCTTCGACTATTTGTATGAGAG TGTACATCACCCCAATACATATGGCCTTGTTGCACTGGAATCTAACATTCTTAGTGATGGGTTGATTCCTGTTGACATATTCATCAATTTGGTCAATAgggatgatgaatgg CTGGTCTTACATTTCTTGTATTGTCAACTTTCAGGGCTTTTCCTTCCTGCAGTTGTAAGGCCAATTCTAGATTCTTTTAAATCATCAAACCAAGTCCCCCAACCTTCTCTAAGTGAT GCTGTTAAATATGGTCGAGATCCAACACCAAGTGAGTTGCATTTGCACGTCCATACACATGGTAATGATGGAACATCTTTTGTTGCTGAGAAATCCCGAATCGTACAT gaAAAATATCAGGAGATATTACAACAACAAACACAAACTCAATCTGATATTGATCAGTGTAAAGCATTTTATCAAGCTGCgggaggagaaaagaaaagaagagtataTGGTCTTGGATCTCAAGCAAAATGCTACTACGGGCCAGATCTTCATGGCTCTTTTGGATCTGATGCTACATCGTCAGCAACACCTCGAAATGCTCAATCAACACCGATAGGGAATCTGGATGAGTTAGTGATGCGATTGATTCCTGCACTGACAGATCATATAGTTCCTGTAATCGTTGAGCGGGTACGCGAATTAGTTTCCTTACCCTCGCATCAGCCAAATACTGATGTGGCACCTACAGTTCCTACATCCTCTACTGCTGCTAACATTGATGAGGTTCATCCATTGGGTTCTGATGATGACCATAACTCTCCAGCCTCACATAGTTAG